The following are encoded together in the Pygocentrus nattereri isolate fPygNat1 chromosome 3, fPygNat1.pri, whole genome shotgun sequence genome:
- the telo2 gene encoding telomere length regulation protein TEL2 homolog translates to MDRCSGAEVEVRQAVAPCLRIVSSSRDSAEVTEALRTIIHYLEGGNASASEKAEFNRANYTRVLQVLVSSLSSDWFHSLPAQERRELWDGFFLRGPPDQALLVLLDTISSTSDGSGLDWTVSVLESFLSAGRVGMLLWSRCLETNGRPDSVQLRETILTRLSSLPDLTANRLRTNTPARLLPQQYYTDLARDVLNTLENTCRALRAGQDCSLGFVAQLLGKVCMQGHGELVCRTLAPRLSSLTRSDALWRRVSCKLLENVPDRWVESVITALIHHLHGASALSRVMGNLVLKNKKVQFVLTHKVLLLQYQHPTQLLRTVLGYLALDHDRRPLLKQVLRSVCQVWSNSSAVRHTSLDQQLYVSKALLLCVNLLNQTEIQELREELLQCMLGGVQCRLDSSTEHVRRMGMVVGECLSQKLDTPTSQLQFQYEANEESRELLSLMEPQSEEEDEDEQQQQPDDAPRPQPESSGQSAEGQSMMSQPPAASQTSAKPAGHSSDSELDSDDELTPYDMSADQVKQKATPPRYVRDCLEALMSSDDPERVELSLQTAEELLRKNVSTAREVSVQFSKVLLHLEDRYSTAGFHTLRQSAMVALAVIHTQPVVEYLTTEFYSLNYSLRQRLDILEVLALAAQELSEPITEKKAVSQPVARAVTLEQCGEVEHWRQVVEKRIQSKTRRISKGASQPPKAAPNRYAPVAAYFFFPLLRNYDRPQVTFDLLGSDHLVLGQLVHTLGLLMHLAVNAPVATQMGKALLDFVWAIRFHADQMVRRGVLFAVCAVFLSMPGENLLLELSDDLVETRAWLADVAESDPDADCRSLAVQSLVLLEKNLKTHLQSPSMET, encoded by the exons ATGGATCGATGCTCCGGTGCTGAAGTGGAGGTCAGGCAGGCGGTGGCTCCGTGTCTGAGGATCGTCTCTAGCTCACGTGATTCTGCTGAGGTCACTGAAGCTCTCCGGACCATCATTCACTATCTAGAAGGTGGAAACGCCTCAGCTAGCGAGAAGGCCGAATTTAACCGTGCAAACTACACACGAGTCCTGCAGGTGCTGGTCAGCAGTCTCAGCTCTGATTGGTTCCACAGCCTGCCTGCTCAGGAGCGCAGGGAACTATGGGATGGCTTCTTCCTCCGAGGTCCTCCAGATCAGGCCCTGCTGGTGTTACTGGACACCATCAGCTCCACCAG tgatggTTCGGGTCTGGATTGGACTGTCAGCGTGTTGGAGAGCTTTCTGAGTGCGGGTCGTGTTGGGATGCTCTTATGGTCCAGGTGTTTGGAGACGAACGGTCGTCCTGACTCCGTCCAGCTGAGAGAGACCATCCTGACCCGTCTGTCTTCTCTGCCTGACCTCACCGCCAACAGGCTCCGCACAAACACACCTGCACGGCTCCTGCCGCAGCAGTACTACACAGACCTTGCCAGAGACGTCCTCAACACGCTGGAGAACACCTGCCGCGCTCTGAGGG CGGGTCAGGACTGCTCTCTGGGCTTCGTGGCTCAGCTGCTGGGGAAAGTGTGTATGCAGGGACATGGAG agttgGTGTGCAGGACGCTGGCTCCTCGTCTGTCTTCTCTCACCCGCTCTGACGCTCTGTGGCGGCGTGTGAGCTGTAAACTGCTGGAGAACGTTCCAGATCGCTGGGTAGAGAGCGTCATCACCGCACTCATACACCACCTGCACGG GGCGTCAGCGTTGTCGAGGGTGATGGGGAATCTGGTGTTGAAGAATAAGAAAGTTCAGTTTGTGCTCACACACAAAGTCCTCCTGCTGCAGTATCAACACccg actcagTTATTGAGGACTGTACTGGGTTATCTTGCTCTGGATCATGACCGGCGGCCGCTCCTCAAGCAG gTGTTGCGGAGTGTGTGTCAGGTGTGGAgtaacagcagtgcagtcagacaCACGTCTCTGGATCAGCAGCTGTATGTGAGTAAAGCCCTGCTGCTGTGTGTGAATCTGCTCAACCAAACAGAGATACAGGAGCTCCGCgaag aactgttgcagtgcatgctgggaggAGTTCAGTGTCGTCTGGACAGCAGTACCGAGCACGTGCGGAGGATGGGCATGGTGGTGGGGGAGTGTCTCAGTCAGAAATTGGACACGCCCACTTCTCAGCTCCAATTCCAG tatGAGGCGAATGAGGAGAGCAGAGAGCTATTGTCGCTGATGGAGCCTCAGTCtgaagaggaggatgaagatgaGCAACAGCAACAACCTGATGACGCACCCAG ACCTCAGCCAGAGAGCAGTGGGCAGAGTGCAGAAGGTCAGTCGATGATGTCACAGCCCCCAGCAGCCAGTCAGACTTCAGCCAAACCAGCTGGACATAGCAGTGACTCTGAGCTGGACAG tgatgaTGAGCTCACTCCGTACGATATGTCTGCTGATCAGGTGAAGCAGAAGGCGACTCCGCCGCGGTACGTCAGAGACTGCCTGGAAG ctctgatgtcCTCTGATGATCCTgagagggtggagctgagccTCCAGACGGCGGAGGAGCTTCTGAGAAAGAACGTCAGCACCGCACGAGAG GTGAGTGTGCAGTTCAGTAAGGTGCTGTTACACCTGGAGGACAGGTACAGCACTGCAGGCTTCCACACCCTCCGACAGAGCGCCATGGTGGCCCTCgcagtcatacacacacagccg gTTGTGGAGTATCTGACCACTGAGTTTTACTCACTGAACTACAGTTTGAGACAGAGGCTGGACATCCTCGAG GTTCTTGCCCTTGCAGCCCAGGAGCTCTCTGAGCCAATCACAGAAAAGAAGGCAGTGTCCCAGCCTGTTGCTAGGGCAGTGACCCTGGAGCAGTGTGGAGAGGTGGAGCACTGGCGTCAGGTTGTGGAGAAACGCATTCAGAGCAAAACCAGACGCATCAGCAAG GGTGCATCTCAGCCTCCTAAAGCTGCTCCAAACCGTTACGCTCCTGTAGCTGCCTACTTCTTCTTTCCACTACTGAGGAACTATGATAG ACCACAAGTGACCTTTGACCTTTTGGGGAGTGACCACCTAGTGCTGGGTCAACTGGTACACACACTGGGACTCCTGATGCACCTGGCCGTCAATGCTCCG gTGGCAACACAAATGGGCAAAGCTCTGCTGGACTTTGTGTGGGCCATTCGTTTCCATGCCGATCA GATGGTGAGGAGGGGTGTGCTGTttgcagtgtgtgcagtgtttcTGAGCATGCCCGGTGAGAACTTGCTGCTGGAACTCAGTGATGATCTAGTGGAGACCAGAGCATGGCTGGCAG ATGTAGCAGAGAGTGATCCTGATGCAGACTGCAGGAGTTTGGCAGTGCAGAGCTTAGTGCTACTAGAGAAAAACCTTAAAACTCACCTACAGAGCCCCTCGATGGAGACCTGA